TCCGAAGGATTCCCACAATGTGGCCGTACTCCGCGGCGGCGGGGTCGTACGCCCTCAGGGCGTCCACCAGCGCGTCCAGCCGCGCCTGGTCCAGATACCTGGCCAGGCTCAGGTCCCGGAGTCCCGGAATCCTGTCCTCATGGTCCTGCGCCAGGTCCAGCACGCGCCGCATCAGGTCGAAGCGGTTCTGCCCGAAGGACTCTTCGAGGGACCTGGCCACCAGTTGGACGGCATTCCCCGCGAAATCGCCGAAATCCTCCCGCCACTGAAGCGCCAGCGCCAGCGAGACCGCGTAGGAAAACGCGTTGAGGGTGCAGTCCTCCGCAAGTTCCTGCCGGATGTACTCCATCTGGGACGGGGATATCATCTCGAACTGGGGCGTCGCCTCCGGCAGGGCCGCGTCCGGCCTGGGCGCGGCGTGCGGCGCATCGTCGAACTGCGGCGGCGGGAGCGGCCCGCCCGCCTCCAGGGATTCCAGAATCTGGCGGATGCGCCCCTCCTCCGAGACGGCCAGGACACTGGAAAGGGTTTCCTGGAGCATTGCGGCGCGCCGGGGGTCCTCGGAGAGGTCGGCGAGGAAATTGCCGAGGGTCCGCCGGCTTCCCTCATGAAACATCACATGGTCCGCCAGGATGTCCCCCACCGCCTCGTCACGCAGTGCCGCGATGATCAGGTCAACGGACCGGAACTGCCCCACCTGCGAGGGGAGCACCTGCTTCAAAAACTGGCGGCGCACCGGGGCGCGCGTCCCGAGTATGGCCTCCGCCACATTCCGCGCGCACTGGCCGCGCGCCGGTTCGGGCAGGGCCGCAATGGTCGCCGAAATCTGGCGGAAGGCCTGCCCCAGCGACTGCGCCGTCTCCGCGTCCAACCCCCCGCCCTGGACGGCCCGGGTTTCGGCAAAGCTGTTGAGGACCTCCGCGAGCCGTGCGGGGTCCCCGAGGGTGTTGCGGAAACAGCGCGCCTTTTCAAGGGATCCGTCGGTGGAGGTGGAAAAGAAGTCCGCCAGTTCTTCCGCCGTCACCCCCTCCCCGTTGCCGCCGCCGCCGCGCGCCCCGCCCGCGTCCGGGCCATCCTCCCCGCGCCCCGCCCGCGACCGGTTCCTGATGTAGTCGAGAATGTCCCACTCGTCCGCGGTCTTGTCCCGTTCGATGAGTTGAAGCTCGGCCGCCTCCTCCACCGACACATGCTCAAGCCGGAGGGCGGCCATCTGCGCCGCCATTCCCCCGCCCGCCTGGATGTCCTCGGGCTTCAGGCAGGCGAGCGTGATAAAGCGGCGCAGTTCCGCCGCGGTCACCTCCGGGGAGACGCTGAACAGTTTCACCTGGGTCTGGTATAGGGAGGCCGCAAAGCGCCGTATGGGCACATGCTCCGAGCCCACCGGCGTTTTGTCGTCAAAAAACTGGTCGCGGACTATGCCCAGCGTGAGCCCGCCGTCCACCGCCGCAAAGAGGCTCCCAAGCCCGGCCGCAAGCCGGGTCATGGCCTCCTTGATCACGGGGCTGTTGGCGGGGTAAAGCTGGATGCGTTTCTGCGCCGCGACAAGATTGGCCAAAAACTGCTCGATGTGGATTTTCCGCTGGTCCCGGATATCCATAACCGCCCCGCCTGTATCCTATGAACTCACCCGCTGGCATTTGACTCAGATGACAAATGCGCAAAATCCAATGCACCCGCGGACATTATGAACGTATTGCGGGGCGGGGTCAAGCCGGAAGACGGTGTTGCAAGCCTGTGGCGGCAGCCGAAAAGTTCTTGGACGGATGGGACGGATGGGACGGATGGGACGGCACTGCATGGGCAGTTCCGCGGACAGACCATGGTCCAACACGAGAAATTGAAAATGGCGATGGGACGAATTGGACGGTTATATGGGCAGCTCCACCCGCAGGTGCATGCTTTTGAGCTGGGTCAGTTGGAGCAGCCCGTAGCGTGACAGGGTCGCGCCGCGCCCGGTGTCCTTCACGCCGGTCCAGGGCAGGGCCGGGTCGAGGAAGTCGCAGCGGTTCATGAAAAAGGTGCCCGTCTCGACGCGCCCGCCCACGCGGGCGGCCCGGACCGGGTCGCTGGTCCAGATGGAGGCGGTGAGCCCGTAGGGGCTGTCGTTCATCAGGCGGACCGCCTCGTCGTCGTTGGCGACGGGCAGGATGCCGATGACCGGTCCGAAACTCTCCTCGGCCATGAGCCCGCAGTCGTGGGGCGCGCCCGCCACCACGTGGGGCGCGAAGAACCAGCCCTGCTCCGGCATCTCGAAGTCCGCCGCGCCGACGAGCAACTGCCCGCCCCGCGCCACGGCGTCGCGGACCTGCCCCTCCAGAAAGGCCGGGGCGCTCCGCGAGGCCAGGGGTCCGATGGAGGTGTCCGGGTCCATGGGGTCGCCGAGTCGGTACGCGCGCGCCTTTTCGGCGAAGGCCTCGACAAACTGGTTGTAGACGGGCCGCTCGACGTAGATGCGCTCGACGGCGCAGCAGGACTGGCCGGCATTGTACATCGCGCCGTCCAGGGTGTTGTCCACCGAAAAGTCGAAGGGGGCGTCCGCGCAGACATAGGCGGGGTCCTTGCCGCCCAGTTCCAGGCCCGTGCCGATGAAGCGGCCCGCCGCGCTCTGGACCACCTCGTGGCCGCCGCCCACGGAGCCGGTGAAAGACACGAAGTTCACGCCGGGGTGCCGGATCAGCGCCTCCGTGACGGCGTGGTCCGCCACCACGTCCTGCACCAGGCCGCGGGGCGCGCCGGCGCGGGCGAAGGCCTCGGTGAAGGCCCTTCCGCAGAGGGGGGTGCGGCTTGAGTGCTTGATGATCACGGCGTTCCCGGCCAGCACGGCGGGGACCACGACGTTCACGGCGATCAGGAGGGGGTAGTTCCACGCGGCGATGTCCAGCACCACGCCCAGCGGCTCGTGTCGGATGTAGCGGGTGAAGCCGGGCTTTTCTGGCAGGTACTCGTCTGCCAGGGTCTCCTCGGCGATGGCAATCATGTGGCGTGCGCGGTCGAGGGT
This region of Candidatus Hydrogenedentota bacterium genomic DNA includes:
- a CDS encoding HEAT repeat domain-containing protein: MDIRDQRKIHIEQFLANLVAAQKRIQLYPANSPVIKEAMTRLAAGLGSLFAAVDGGLTLGIVRDQFFDDKTPVGSEHVPIRRFAASLYQTQVKLFSVSPEVTAAELRRFITLACLKPEDIQAGGGMAAQMAALRLEHVSVEEAAELQLIERDKTADEWDILDYIRNRSRAGRGEDGPDAGGARGGGGNGEGVTAEELADFFSTSTDGSLEKARCFRNTLGDPARLAEVLNSFAETRAVQGGGLDAETAQSLGQAFRQISATIAALPEPARGQCARNVAEAILGTRAPVRRQFLKQVLPSQVGQFRSVDLIIAALRDEAVGDILADHVMFHEGSRRTLGNFLADLSEDPRRAAMLQETLSSVLAVSEEGRIRQILESLEAGGPLPPPQFDDAPHAAPRPDAALPEATPQFEMISPSQMEYIRQELAEDCTLNAFSYAVSLALALQWREDFGDFAGNAVQLVARSLEESFGQNRFDLMRRVLDLAQDHEDRIPGLRDLSLARYLDQARLDALVDALRAYDPAAAEYGHIVGILRMSGDRAVLRLFQRLSDEADRARRIFLLEALVALGDAVTRAMGRNITNPKWFVVRNAVFVLGKVASESAVDMLAQVQGHAEPRVRLEVVRALGAIGGEKAEEAALGLLADEDLSVAEQAADCLSRFNPQRTLPRLRALLAEHRRVLTGRPHVADRIIAFFAENGEKEDLKLLGSLRPSRLRMFSRPSRHLAGQCRKSMRRIRQRAEKAVT
- a CDS encoding aldehyde dehydrogenase family protein, which encodes MSARELKVLNPFDETVYTTQPMLEADGVDEVVARSRAAFAQWRWSAPAERRALCEGFLREFEALGPQTAADITRQMGKPLQQARNEVNGTLDRARHMIAIAEETLADEYLPEKPGFTRYIRHEPLGVVLDIAAWNYPLLIAVNVVVPAVLAGNAVIIKHSSRTPLCGRAFTEAFARAGAPRGLVQDVVADHAVTEALIRHPGVNFVSFTGSVGGGHEVVQSAAGRFIGTGLELGGKDPAYVCADAPFDFSVDNTLDGAMYNAGQSCCAVERIYVERPVYNQFVEAFAEKARAYRLGDPMDPDTSIGPLASRSAPAFLEGQVRDAVARGGQLLVGAADFEMPEQGWFFAPHVVAGAPHDCGLMAEESFGPVIGILPVANDDEAVRLMNDSPYGLTASIWTSDPVRAARVGGRVETGTFFMNRCDFLDPALPWTGVKDTGRGATLSRYGLLQLTQLKSMHLRVELPI